The Passer domesticus isolate bPasDom1 chromosome 15, bPasDom1.hap1, whole genome shotgun sequence nucleotide sequence gggacagagctcGGGACAGAActgaggacagggctggggccagggcagtgccgAGCCGCTgtccccggccccgcgggcagAGCCCTGCCGCTCCCCGCTcccgcggcgctgcccgggggtcacggcggggctgcccggggccgctcccccggcgctgccagcgcgctttgtttcccttttttctgCTTGGCTTGCGCAGCCCGCACGTGAACGGATTGGAGCCGCTCTCATTTCGGGCGGCGGGAAGGGGCCTGGCAGCTCTGAGGTCGACAAGTTCATAAAAACACCGAATTCAAGCGAGTTTCTGATGGTTCCTTGAGAGACAGACCCCTTCCCGCTGACTGCTAGCTCAGCAGTGATTGACCAGAGCCTTTTGGACCCAGATTTGTGTATTTCTTTGGCTGCTTCAATAGCCCTtcctctgtcccctcctctcccccctGCCGCTTCTGCTCCTTTTTGAAGGGGATGCAATGAGTGACGcgctcctgctccctccctcccccagcaGATATTTGGCTGCCTCGGCTCGCTGACCTGGTTTTCCATGGCGAGCCGTGCTGGGAAGATGTGAGCAGGAATGCTGCTCCGCTGCAGTGTGCCCGGATGGGCtctggcagagcaggacaatgGTCACCCGCGATTTAGGGACCTCGGGGAGCGATCGTTTGTCTCCCAGAAGCTGCGAAATGGGGATTTCTCACAAGGAGGGATCGCGATCCCGCTGCGGCCCGAGGCAGAGCCGCTCTGCTCCCGGCCGTGCCGGGCTCAGGGAGGAACAGCTCAGCCATCAGCACTCTCAGCTGCTTCTTGTCCCCAAGGGGGTGCAGTGTGTTTGTCAAAAGCTGGATTTGCAGGCAGCTGACATCTCTAAGTGATGCGTTTAGCAGGGTAGAGGTAATATCACACAGTTTCACATGGATCCTGGGATGGTTCAGAGGGTGAAGGCACGTGGGTTCAGTTCTGTGCCAGATAGCATCCTGAGGAACCACAGAGTCGAGGAATgctttggggtggaagggactttaaaacccatcccattccacccctgccacggGACCCCttcccccaggccaggttgctccaagaAGTGCTGAAGCGGGGCCAGAAGCCAGAGGTGAATTCCTTGGATGCCCTCCATATGCCGAGGAGTTTATCCCAGTTCCTTGGCTCCgactcccaaaaatccctgccTGAAGCCAGCGAGGCTCCGACTTGGCAGCCCGGGGCTTGTCGCGACATGGGCCTCTTGCTCATTATGTTCCCAGTGCGGACTTTCCcaaaggaaatgggaaaagCAGCCTGCGGTTctgccccctccccttcccGGCGCTCTTCTGGGGGAGACAATGAACCTTTTACACATTCCCAATTACAAGTGCCACTTGTGACCTTGCCAATATGTTGTCATGGCTGCTTGgcgctgcaggagcagctcggcGAGCTCATTCACGGCCCCTCGGCCGGGAGCAGCGGAGCCTCCGGGTTGCGGCGGCTCCTTTGTCCGCGGGCTCCGCGCCTGCCCGGCCGCGGAGCGGCCCTGCCCGGCCTTGGGAAGCGCCCCGCAGGAGATGCCAGGCGGGCACTCGGTGCCTGTTTTCTGACTCGCTGTAAATTCTTCCTTTTCAAGGCTCTGACCTTTCCTCGCTCTGCgtttccttctccttttgtCCCCCCGGCTCGCGGCGGCAGCCCCCGAGGGgacccaggctgctctgggttCCACACCGGGGTTTTCCCTGGAGCCACGCCAGCCTCGGGGGCTCAGGAAAGGCAGCGAAGCCCAACTCAAACCGGGGACTGTCCCTTTTTTTTCGGCTAAACCGGTCCTTGTGACCCCCGCGATCAAACTGTCAGGGCTGACAGCTGCGGATGGATGGCGCGGGCCGGGGAACAAGCGGAGCTGTCTCTGCGGAGCTGTCAGGTTCCACAGCTGTGGATCTCACCTCTTTGTCAGCTTCCTTTCTCCTcgctctcccccagcccaccccGTGCTATCTTTTGATAAGCTATTCTCTCCACGGATGACTCAGATGACCTCTGCCTGCCATCCTCCCGATTCACTGCCATGGTAACAATTACTCAAGCTTGTGCCCAGCCATAAACCCCATCAGAGCTTTGTTATCTACACAGAAACCCTCCTGGGAGACATGAATTCCCCCAGCGTTCCCTCCAGATCACCTGGAACGGAGCTTTGCTCCTTCAGATCCTCTTTATCTTTTGGAAATGTGTCACTTCACAGCAGCACCGCTCTGAACGCTGCCTACAGCGGGctgtgggctgctgctgggaggctccaaacccagctgggAATGGGACATCtggagagggggagggagggatggagggatggatggatggatggatggatggatggatggatggatggatggagggatggatgatggatggatgatggatggatgatggatggatggatggatggatggatggatggatggatgatggatggatggatggatggatggatggatggatggatggagggatggatgatggatggatggatgatggatggatggatggatggatggatggatggatggatggatggatgatggatgagggatggatggatggatggatgatggatggatggatggatgagggatggatgatggatgagggatggatggatggatgatggatggatggagggatgatggatggatggatggatgatggatggatggatggatggatgatggatgatggatggatgatggatggatggatggatggatggatggatggatggatggatgatggatggatggatggatgagggatggatggatggatggatgatggatggaggatggatggatggatggatggatggatggatggatggatggatgatggatggatgatggatggatgatggatggatgatggatggatggatggatggatggatggatggatggatggatggatgatggatggatggatggatggatgatggatgatggatggatggatggatggatgatggatggatggatggatggatggatggatgatggatggatgatggatggatggatgatggatggatggatggatggatggatggatggatgatggatggatggatgatggatggatgagggatggatggatggatggatggatgatggatggatccatggatggatggatggatccatggagggATGGAGAAGACTTGGCCCTTCTTGCCCTGTggagcccagcactgctcaAAGCTGATCCATGGGGAAGGACGTTCCTGAAGTGCTGGGAAGCTGAACAGAGGGTGCAGGGTGGGGGCGAGGAGGGAGCTGGAGCCTGCAGAGgtggtggcagagctgtgccagggctggcactgaggTCTGGATTTGAGTGTGGGATGTGCAGAGGGATAACATTCCCTGGGAACAACcttgctgcctggcagtgcatTCCATGAGAAGCAGAAAATCGCCAGGATCTTTGGATATAGGAGACAGAACTAAAATTCAATCTTGATTTGAGGAGGGGGTGCCTGCCTGGAGCAcacaccaggagcagcagggatgtgctgaCCAGAGGGGGATTTCAGAAGTTCTCTCCTTCTTGTTTGACCTTGCAGGCGATGAGGAATGAGGAGCTgacccaggagctgctcagcctggccaAAAAGAGCAGCCTCCCCCCTGGCATGGCCCATCAatcctccccagggctgggaagagggagagcagcaggacagcccCGCTCTGCTCAGAGGGGGAAGGTGAGGGACTGTCTGCCCTTCCACCAGCCCCTCGGAGAGCAGGGATCCACCAGGCCCCTTCTTCTCTCTCCCCAAACCAGCCCGAGGATGCAGCTGCCCCTGAACacgagcagcaggagctggaaagaAACGTGAGTGtgaggggctctgctgcaggatcCTTGGGAAGCAGAGGGGATTGATTCCAACTGCGGCTGGCACCTCCTGCTGCTGACTTGAGTTTTGTGGATCAGCTGATGCCTTGAATCattttaaatcctttttttaAACCCCGCAGTTGCAAAACGAGACAGGAATAACTCCagatgtgcaggcagagctgaggaggGCAGAGGTGATTCCCTGGGTCCATGCCCTGGCAGGGGGAACACAGACAGGAGCTTAGAAGCCAAGAAGTGCAAAGGagaattttttcccttctttctcacACTTGAGAAATCTGGGGGTGATGAAGCACCCAAAACTGAGAGCACAGAGATGGTCCCTGCCTCCTCCCCATCTGCAGCCCTTGCAGAACCAGCCTGGGCTCCGCCACCGGCTCCTGCTGGGAATCTCAACGTGAGCGTTTCCCTGGGGAGGGTGACACATGTGTAACTCCAcgtgccctggctgtgcaccagcccctcccagtcAAAGCAGTCCTTCCCCCAGCATGGCACTGCTCAGCTGGACAAGTGCTCAGCTCGAGGTTCTCCTCACTTTGTCCTCTCTTCACTCAGCcttctgcctcctcttcctcttcgtTTGTCCCTCAGTTGCTTGGAAACCAGGATCACATAAAAGTGGAGctggaaaaactgaagaaaacgtatgctgagcagcagcagaagctggaGGAGCGAGTGTGAGTGTCCCTCTGCTTGGCCAGGTGTTTGTGGGACTGGATTTGACCCatgggagcaggagaggaggcagcctgcCTTTGGGGGGGACAGGAAGGAATGAGGCCTGGAAGGAAAACCTGATTTTTCAAGGCTCTTCAGAGCTGTCAGATGGAAGTTGGTGGTGTTCAGGGACACCTTGAAAATCCACTGTCTGTGACACACAGCAAACTGTGACATCCCAGAGATTAATCCAGCCCAGCCCTTACCCACAGAGTGGATTTTCCATCACCTTGGAATGGGGTTAATGTCCCAGGAAAGGCTGCCCCAGCAGGAATGCTACAGACTCAACCCTCTGAGCTGTGGAGGATGTTCATCTTTGGTGGGGAGAGATTTTGTGGCACAGGTTTACACACACATTTGgaggctggcagctgctgctgggagattTCTGTCATTCCAAAGTGATTTTCTTCCCAAAGCTGCCTGTGTTGGACCTGTGGAGAATCACAGAACCCCAGcatgggttgggttgggagggaccctaaagcccatctcattccaccccttgccatggtcagggacaccttccaataccccaggctgttccaagcccatccagcctggcctcggaCCCTtgcagggatggagaaggagTTCGGGCAGTTCAAACAAACCCGTTTTCCCGCTGTGTGTCCAGGCTGGCgctggggaaggagctgcaggaggtgaAGGGAGCGACGGGGGCCGGCGGGCAGGGGCAGGCGGAGCGAGCAGCGGTGAGCCCGGGCTGCCACCAGCCCTCCCCCGGGGCTGGGAGCCTTCcatccaggtgctccagcaccGCTCCCTCTGCAGGGAGCTTGTCACACCGAGGTTGTCCCCGTGCAGTTTCTCCTGCACGTGGTGGAAGTGCTGCTTGCAAAGCTGGTGGGAGGAATTTTGCTCACTGGTTTGCAGAAGGAGTTGGTGGAATCACCGGGGTGGGGGGTGGCAAATGACAGAAAGTAGCAGGGGAATAGGGATTGTAAACATTTCCAGTGGGTTCGTGTGGAAATCCAGGaccttcccagctccagtgAAGCCAGATGTCTGGAAATGAAGCCCCTCAGCTCTTAGAAGTGTCTCAGCTCCCGCTCCCCGGCCGGAGGAGCAGGCCAGCAGGATTTCTGTTTGtgtgccaggtgctgctcaCGTCCCAGGGCCAGCTCCAGGAGGTGGAGGCGGAGAACTCgcggctgcagctgcagctgaaggagctgaacGAGGAATATCGCTCCCGGCTGGCGCAGCACGCCCGGGACCTGGCAGTGGGTACCCAGCCCTCCTGGCCCGGGGGGTGccacagaaccatggaatagccacagtgggaagggacccacagaGAGCACAGACCTCTGCACAGACCCCCagcaaccccaccctgggcatccctgagATCAttgtccaaaccctcctggagctctggcagcctcgggctgtgcccattccctggggagcctgggcagtgccagcaccctctggggaagaacctttccctgatatccaacttgaccctgccctggcacagctccagccgtTCCCTCAGGTGTCTCCATACTGGCACCCTCCTCTTGTAGGCTGCTGCCAATAAATTAGAGTAATTACATAAagaaagggttttttaaatccCTGTTATCTGACCAAGAAAAGTCCCAGCAGAAGCTCACCCATAATTTTGCATGGCCATACAGGAAATCTGTATTGGGGAGTGccatagaaccatagaataggttggaagggactttaaagatcatccagtgccaccccctgccatgggcagggacactttccactgaaCATGTGattcctggccctgcccagcctggccttgggcactgccagggatccaggggcagccacagctgctctgggcaccctgtgccggggcctgcccaccctcctgGGGAGCAATCCCTTCCCCATATCCCCTCTAACCCAgcgggaagccattccccctggATTTCCCTCTCTGTGCATTTACAGAACTACATGGACAGCAAACCCAGCAGCGTGACAGGACACGGCAAAGCCCCAGCTGGCCACGCTGCCATGAAGAACTTTGTGGACAGGATGCTCAGGGACATCCGGGCTTCCTACAAGTGCCGGGAAGAGCAGCTGGCTCGGGCAGCCCGGGCCTACAGGAAACGCATGAAGGACTTGGCCAAGAAGCACGAGAACCTGCTGATTGCCTACGGGTAAACCTCAGGCACCTCCTCCTTAGGGCCAGGTGGAAAAGCCCCACAGCAGCCGTGCCCTGCCCCGGGAGGAGGCGAGCACGGCTCCCGGGTGGAGCTCAGGGTCTGGAGGCACGtttgtctccctgctcctggcaacCCAGCATCAagctgcctccagctgcacgTCAGGGTGCTCTGGACCCCATGGAGCTGCTTTGCACATATGTTCCTCCCACTTGAAGCGCAGGGTGAGAGATTGATCCCGCGGTGGATGGTGTGGAAATGCAGAGGTACCACAAATAGCTCCACCTCCCAGCCCGTCCCTGCAGCGCTCTCAGCTCTCTCGGCAGCTTGGgctgtgggaagcagcagaaataCTTGTGGTAAAGAGCCACAAATAGCTCTAGGACAAGCTCCCCTCAGAAACTTCCCCACTTTTCCTTTGCAGGCGGCCAGAAGCAGCAGGTCCCAGTGAGTGGcaccctgaggagcagcagggctgctcggTGGTGTCCCCAGAAGGGCGGGCAGGGACTGACCCCGTGCTGCTTTCAGGCTGCAGCGGGAGCAGATCCGGTCCCTGGGCTGCAGTACCGTGGACTGTGGCCCTGCCGAGCTCCACTTGTCCATCCcagagcctgagctgctgccaagcAGCTCCCGGGAGCTGGCCCGGCTGCGGGAGCAGAAGGCAAAGCTGGAGATGCAGCTGCAGGTAGGGAGGGGAGAGAGCTGGCCTTGCTGGGAAGAGTTCCATGAGCCCCTTCCTTGAGGCATTTGTAGGACTGgttgggttggaaaagccctctcagatcatccagtccagccattccccagcactgccaaggccaccactgagctgtgtccccaagggccacatcCATGCTCTCCCTGAGGGTTTGCCATGCCTggggcacaggcaggggacaCAACAGTCATCCCCATGTGACAGAAtgatggaatcatggaatggtttgggttggaaggggcctaaagctcatcttgttccaaccctgccatggcagggacaccttccactgtcccaggtgggtccaagccccatccaacccagccttgggcactgccagggatggggaaatGTCCTCCCATTGGGCAAATGTGGGTCTTGATTTGCACAGgatgcatttatttaaaaattcagaGGATGGGAGACCTGAAACCTTCAGATTGTACAGCCCATGGTTTCCTTGCCGTGGCACTGGTGGCTGTGGGAGTGCTGGGACAGCTTGTGCCACTTCCAAGGGGCCTtacagaaaagagggaaaatgtcTTTTTACGTGTGCAGACAGTGAAAGGACAAAAGGAATGgatttaaactaaaagaggagaCATCTAGGTTGGATGTaaggaaggaattgttccctgtgagggtgggcaggccctggcacagggtgcccagagcagctgtggctgcccctggatccctggcagtgcccaaggccaggctgggcagggctgggagcagcctgggacagtgggaggtgtccctgccatggcaggggtgggatgggatgagccTTAAAGCCCCTTCCAGCCTCACCCATTCCATGGCAGGATTTCTCTGAGAGTGGCAGGATCTGGGATTGCAGTGGGTTCGTGTTTACAGGAATTCTGTTCTCCCTTTGCCTCCAGAAAAGCCTGAAAGGAgcctctgccttcccagcacctCCGGAGCAGTAAGTGCTGTTTCTTTCTTGGGATATCTGCCATTCCACATTCCCATGGCTGTGTGGATTGAGGGATCTTTTTTtgcctggctggaggcagcaataggcagggaaagggagctgctgggcctgCTCTGGGAAGAAGAGGCAGCTGTCCCCTCTTCCTGCAGGAAGATTTGGTCACTGGGCCTTGATCCAAGAAAGCTCTTAAGCACATATTTGATTTAATCATGTTTTTAGCCCCACTGACCTCTTTAAAAGCTGAAGTTAAGCACACGCCCAAGTGCTTTGGTGGATCACAACGTGAGAGAGGCCTGTGAGACACCA carries:
- the CCDC78 gene encoding coiled-coil domain-containing protein 78 isoform X3; this translates as MDLGIIAENESGQLEDRSQEMHQPGDPREEMGKLPGSRTGFPARMVLSEEEKLKISKDLVDLQIETNKMKERYETENFQLKTMMRALQRRLQQLELEQGSAGLSEERDSLRERLRRLESSRQELGEEFIILKSNYLALGRELDKEAMRNEELTQELLSLAKKSSLPPGMAHQSSPGLGRGRAAGQPRSAQRGKPEDAAAPEHEQQELERNLQNETGITPDVQAELRRAEKSGGDEAPKTESTEMVPASSPSAALAEPAWAPPPAPAGNLNLLGNQDHIKVELEKLKKTYAEQQQKLEERVLALGKELQEVKGATGAGGQGQAERAAVLLTSQGQLQEVEAENSRLQLQLKELNEEYRSRLAQHARDLANYMDSKPSSVTGHGKAPAGHAAMKNFVDRMLRDIRASYKCREEQLARAARAYRKRMKDLAKKHENLLIAYGLQREQIRSLGCSTVDCGPAELHLSIPEPELLPSSSRELARLREQKAKLEMQLQKSLKGASAFPAPPEQQLDEEGWAELRRRLREFTLNTQEHLEQQRSQLLARAVGAEEQVLELQGYIDQHLARYKQEILRLRNAGGSEVPAVPRASHEPAQPQPWEE
- the CCDC78 gene encoding coiled-coil domain-containing protein 78 isoform X1 — protein: MAAGKAGWDLSRLCRAPPAAGWAGAGGEEGPAAALCLQGQLEDRSQEMHQPGDPREEMGKLPGSRTGFPARMVLSEEEKLKISKDLVDLQIETNKMKERYETENFQLKTMMRALQRRLQQLELEQGSAGLSEERDSLRERLRRLESSRQELGEEFIILKSNYLALGRELDKEAMRNEELTQELLSLAKKSSLPPGMAHQSSPGLGRGRAAGQPRSAQRGKPEDAAAPEHEQQELERNLQNETGITPDVQAELRRAEKSGGDEAPKTESTEMVPASSPSAALAEPAWAPPPAPAGNLNLLGNQDHIKVELEKLKKTYAEQQQKLEERVLALGKELQEVKGATGAGGQGQAERAAVLLTSQGQLQEVEAENSRLQLQLKELNEEYRSRLAQHARDLANYMDSKPSSVTGHGKAPAGHAAMKNFVDRMLRDIRASYKCREEQLARAARAYRKRMKDLAKKHENLLIAYGLQREQIRSLGCSTVDCGPAELHLSIPEPELLPSSSRELARLREQKAKLEMQLQKSLKGASAFPAPPEQQLDEEGWAELRRRLREFTLNTQEHLEQQRSQLLARAVGAEEQVLELQGYIDQHLARYKQEILRLRNAGGSEVPAVPRASHEPAQPQPWEE
- the CCDC78 gene encoding coiled-coil domain-containing protein 78 isoform X2 yields the protein MAAGKAGWDLSRLCRAPPAAGWAGAGGEEGPAAALCLQGQLEDRSQEMHQPGDPREEMGKLPGSRTGFPARMVLSEEEKLKISKDLVDLQIETNKMKERYETENFQLKTMMRALQRRLQQLELEQGSAGLSEERDSLRERLRRLESSRQELGEEFIILKSNYLALGRELDKEAMRNEELTQELLSLAKKSSLPPGMAHQSSPGLGRGRAAGQPRSAQRGKPEDAAAPEHEQQELERNLQNETGITPDVQAELRRAEKSGGDEAPKTESTEMVPASSPSAALAEPAWAPPPAPAGNLNLLGNQDHIKVELEKLKKTYAEQQQKLEERVLALGKELQEVKGATGAGGQGQAERAAVLLTSQGQLQEVEAENSRLQLQLKELNEEYRSRLAQHARDLANYMDSKPSSVTGHGKAPAGHAAMKNFVDRMLRDIRASYKCREEQLARAARAYRKRMKDLAKKHENLLIAYGLQREQIRSLGCSTVDCGPAELHLSIPEPELLPSSSRELARLREQKAKLEMQLQKSLKGASAFPAPPEQQLDEEGWAELRRRLREFTLNTQVQAGDPAAEERWGQRGARSAPCQPRASAAPALGGVNETRPRRLSVPARLQEFSLP
- the CCDC78 gene encoding coiled-coil domain-containing protein 78 isoform X4 — its product is MAAGKAGWDLSRLCRAPPAAGWAGAGGEEGPAAALCLQGQLEDRSQEMHQPGDPREEMGKLPGSRTGFPARMVLSEEEKLKISKDLVDLQIETNKMKERYETENFQLKTMMRALQRRLQQLELEQGSAGLSEERDSLRERLRRLESSRQELGEEFIILKSNYLALGRELDKEAMRNEELTQELLSLAKKSSLPPGMAHQSSPGLGRGRAAGQPRSAQRGKPEDAAAPEHEQQELERNLQNETGITPDVQAELRRAELLGNQDHIKVELEKLKKTYAEQQQKLEERVLALGKELQEVKGATGAGGQGQAERAAVLLTSQGQLQEVEAENSRLQLQLKELNEEYRSRLAQHARDLANYMDSKPSSVTGHGKAPAGHAAMKNFVDRMLRDIRASYKCREEQLARAARAYRKRMKDLAKKHENLLIAYGLQREQIRSLGCSTVDCGPAELHLSIPEPELLPSSSRELARLREQKAKLEMQLQKSLKGASAFPAPPEQQLDEEGWAELRRRLREFTLNTQEHLEQQRSQLLARAVGAEEQVLELQGYIDQHLARYKQEILRLRNAGGSEVPAVPRASHEPAQPQPWEE
- the CCDC78 gene encoding coiled-coil domain-containing protein 78 isoform X5, whose translation is MAAGKAGWDLSRLCRAPPAAGWAGAGGEEGPAAALCLQGQLEDRSQEMHQPGDPREEMGKLPGSRTGFPARMVLSEEEKLKISKDLVDLQIETNKMKERYETENFQLKTMMRALQRRLQQLELEQGSAGLSEERDSLRERLRRLESSRQELGEEFIILKSNYLALGRELDKEAMRNEELTQELLSLAKKSSLPPGMAHQSSPGLGRGRAAGQPRSAQRGKPEDAAAPEHEQQELERNLLGNQDHIKVELEKLKKTYAEQQQKLEERVLALGKELQEVKGATGAGGQGQAERAAVLLTSQGQLQEVEAENSRLQLQLKELNEEYRSRLAQHARDLANYMDSKPSSVTGHGKAPAGHAAMKNFVDRMLRDIRASYKCREEQLARAARAYRKRMKDLAKKHENLLIAYGLQREQIRSLGCSTVDCGPAELHLSIPEPELLPSSSRELARLREQKAKLEMQLQKSLKGASAFPAPPEQQLDEEGWAELRRRLREFTLNTQEHLEQQRSQLLARAVGAEEQVLELQGYIDQHLARYKQEILRLRNAGGSEVPAVPRASHEPAQPQPWEE
- the CCDC78 gene encoding coiled-coil domain-containing protein 78 isoform X6, whose amino-acid sequence is MAAGKAGWDLSRLCRAPPAAGWAGAGGEEGPAAALCLQGQLEDRSQEMHQPGDPREEMGKLPGSRTGFPARMVLSEEEKLKISKDLVDLQIETNKMKERYETENFQLKTMMRALQRRLQQLELEQGSAGLSEERDSLRERLRRLESSRQELGEEFIILKSNYLALGRELDKEAMRNEELTQELLSLAKKSSLPPGMAHQSSPGLGRGRAAGQPRSAQRGKLLGNQDHIKVELEKLKKTYAEQQQKLEERVLALGKELQEVKGATGAGGQGQAERAAVLLTSQGQLQEVEAENSRLQLQLKELNEEYRSRLAQHARDLANYMDSKPSSVTGHGKAPAGHAAMKNFVDRMLRDIRASYKCREEQLARAARAYRKRMKDLAKKHENLLIAYGLQREQIRSLGCSTVDCGPAELHLSIPEPELLPSSSRELARLREQKAKLEMQLQKSLKGASAFPAPPEQQLDEEGWAELRRRLREFTLNTQEHLEQQRSQLLARAVGAEEQVLELQGYIDQHLARYKQEILRLRNAGGSEVPAVPRASHEPAQPQPWEE